A stretch of DNA from Tachysurus vachellii isolate PV-2020 chromosome 4, HZAU_Pvac_v1, whole genome shotgun sequence:
TGCACGTAGTGACCCGTTGGAACTGGAAGATCTCGCAGTTCTTCGCTTGTTTCGTCTCATCTCTCGAGCTAAGGAGAGACTTGAGGAAACGATGTGTAAATAATTGTACATAAGAGACAAGCAGAACCGTGTCTGTGTCCTAGCAACGCCGAATAACCCAAAGATTTCCAATCCGTTGAGAATGTGAACGAAGCAAAGCACTCCAAACGCTTAACGAAGGGAACATGAAGATCAACAGGGCTACACGTTGCTTCCATGTAGGAGAACCtcgggggggtgggggtggggggtttggGTTTACTGACAGTGTTGCAAACACTCCATCCGCAGGAAATGCTCTCAAAAGTGCCTCTATATTGAGACTCCCACTCGGAAACCATTTCAGCGTTTTTACGAGGCTGTCTAAGAGGAACACGGTCTGGAAGTCCAACTATGTTGCGGTGGCTGTTTATTTCTAGCAAAGTAAACACATAAAAGGTTCAATGAAGAATTTGAAGAAAACGACtttgtctaaaaataaaaacagcaaatctGTGTCTTGATCCCATTTAACGATTACATATAGTAGTGATCGAGAAAATGTGATACGTTACACTTGATTTTGTACGATTTTAGCAAATtttgcactttttaaaaaaaaaaaaagaaatccatcaAACGTAACATTTTGTGTAATATATAACAAAAGCTCTCTGTTACTGTAAATTAATAGAGAAGCTGCTTTAAAAACGACATTAAGACTCTACGCCAAATTGAAGGTTCGGGTGCCTTTGCAGTTATTTATACATGTACTGTTTTACATTTGCATTGAAAGTTagttttgtatgtatttttatctgtatatgtaaaaaaaaattacacttttTTCCAAACAATAATCTGGTGTGTGTTGAAATTGTGTGCATTCATACGAGACGCAGCCACGGAAAAAAACGGCAAGAAATTTGAGTACCAAACTATATTTATTGTATACAGTAGTAAAGGACAACAAATAATGTACAAAtcagtacagaaaaaaaataatgagacCACACAGATGCTGATTCAGTTGCAACCCTTACGCACACCGGACTATACGAGGGACCGGTAAGACTTTCTCTCCGGGTTGACAAATGTCTGTCGCATAGCAGACAGACGACTGTCTGACAACTTGTTGCCTTTGAAAGATGAGAGATGACgagagggggggaaaaaaagggacTTAATGagatttataataaaaaccTGGACTAATCCGGGACATACGTGGGGTTTGGTCCGAGAAGAGATCGAAGTTCCCTTTAATCTCTGCAGTTGGACCAAATAAGGCTGGCTGGGCTTCCTTTCAGCTAACAAACATGACGTggattaaaaatagaattaaagatgcacaagacagagaaaaaaaaaagaaagaggagaagaaaaaaaaaaataataataatcaggtcTCCTCATAATTTGGCAGGTTTCATAATGATGAAGGAAACaaaccattttatttatcaGAACAGGAAACTGAGGGCTTGGCTTTCTCATGAAAATGGGCCTTCTGTTCATACATCGGCAGCCATTTTGAACCTTAAGGCAGACATCTTGGATTCGCCTTTTAGCCACATTACCTCATGTAGCATTAAATATTGGCAGAGAATGTGGGTGgaggggcaaaaaaaaaaaaaaagaaaaaaaaaaagaaaagattatgAGCCCAACCCTATGAAAATTAGGGAGGACGTCCAAAACAACACGACAAAAGGGAGTAAATAAACAGCACAGTTAAACATTGTGGGGATCGAGTCAAATAAAACAGCCGAGGGAGAACCCCGCTGTGTGGAGGAGAGGCTCTAGCGATGGCCGCCCGTTTGTTGTTGAAATACGTCGATAGTGTCCTCGTCTTCCATCTCCAACTGACAAATAAGGAAACAATCTTGGTTGAGTTTTAGTTTAATAATGAAACTGAGACTAGCATGCTAGCATGGATAATTAGGATTTGTTCAATAACTAAGATAAAACTCTGAATGAACCGTACGCTACGTTCACACTAGCGAGCACAAGCCACGATAAGAAACAAGCCAAAACGTTTAAAGTGCATTTGTGTTAGAGGAACATGCTGCACTCGACAGAATGCTAGCTTCGTTGGCAGGGACGCGACTCAAGCTACATCTTTTCAAGCAACAAGTTTCTAAACaggacaaaatgaaaaatggacagttaatgaacacaaactacAGCAAAGAATGAAAGTTGTGAGTGAGGACCTAAAGAAACATCAAACAAGACATGCTGTATCACTGGTCTGGGACCGATCGTTCGGATTTGTTGATTTATGACGTCTCATTTTAGAAAATATCAAACCAATTCTTGTGCTGTAGCTGAAATGGTGCATGTAAGAAACAAAGGTGGCTTTGGAACTCGCTGGAGTGAACGCAGGGTTAGACGAGGGATACAAGTCGCTCACCTGTGCTGGTGTATCCGTCTCGTTTATCGGCTGTCCGTCAAACCTAAACCTAATCTGTCTTATCGACAAACCCTGCAGGAAACAGCAAAAAACAGTGTATGTAAGCAACATGACCAAGATCGGGTTGACTACGAGATCAGGGACGTCAACCAGTCAGGATTTTCCTCAGAGCAACGGCCAGAATACtatttgaagtaaaagaaaTCGCCTGGGAGAAACGTAAGGTTTTATGTTAGCCTCTAACTAAACGTTTGGTTAAACCTTACAAAATGATATCTCTAAAAACTAGACATGCAAGCAGCAACCTGAACATGGAGCTTGACTTAACAGTTACTTCTGCTAGTTACAGAGTCCCTCATGTAACATCTGTAACACTATGATGGATCATCAGATAGGACTGGAGCCTACAGGTCAAAAATATAATCAGTTTACTCATCCTGATGTTAACACAGGAACTAATCTGTACTTTCCCCCCTCATTACTAAAGCGGTAAAGGATGTATCTGAGGACAAAGACGTCACCTTTAACGCTTTACTCTAAAATCTAATCACAGAGCCTTTTACTCTTTATGTTCGACTGTATTCGGTTTCTCCTATAATTGTAAAAATATAGgaccatttattttcttttgagcGTATCAAAGTTAAACCATTTCTCAGTCTGCGCATTTctttacaaacacacagccacCGCGACGTCCTCACCTGTCTTTCGCAATACGCTTTCATTAACTTGCTGAGCGGCGTGTGTCTCTTGATTTTAAACTGGACCACAGAGCCGTCCTGTCCGGCCACCTTCAGGTTGATGTGGTCGTTCTCTGTCTTCACTccctcctaaaacacacacacaaaaacaacaccacacaaacaaaactaattAGAAGTTATAATCGATCATAAATCATGACCTAAAATGCACGAACAGGCTTCTGCACGGATGTACAGTTTATGCAGCATCCTGCAGagtgtggtagcctagcggttaaggtgttgggctaccaaccggaaggttgcgagttcgattcctacgtccaccgagctgccactgctgggcccctgaggaaggcccttaacccttaattgctcagttgtataaaaaataaaa
This window harbors:
- the sumo3a gene encoding small ubiquitin-related modifier 3-like, whose amino-acid sequence is MSEDKPKEGVKTENDHINLKVAGQDGSVVQFKIKRHTPLSKLMKAYCERQGLSIRQIRFRFDGQPINETDTPAQLEMEDEDTIDVFQQQTGGHR